In one Sulfurimonas hongkongensis genomic region, the following are encoded:
- a CDS encoding NCS2 family permease yields MNLFKLKENKTDIRTEITAGFTTFIAMLYIIPVNAYILSASGMPYDALITATIVMSVFVSILNGLWANTPIAMSVGMGLNAYFSFGLVNGMGIPWQTALGIVFISGVLYVLISITPARRWLIETIPVDIKRAVSAGIGAFIAFIALEQTKIIVANDSTLVTLGDFKDSGVLLALFGLVLAIYFSVKKYKGAFILSILVATLFAWGVGISPMPKELISLPASMAPIAFELDILSALSLSFLPLILIFLLTDLFDTLGTLTGVGMRAKLFENEEGSRALQKTIEADAVGTMLSGVAGVTSTTSFIESAAGVEEGGRTGLSAVTTGFLFLLPLFFLPLFKAIPPNAIYPILIVIGIMMFSELQNIDYTNDASKYATFFIVLGMPMTYSITNGLLLGALVYMLVNIIQGKTKEISPAMIILALAGILIFFFL; encoded by the coding sequence ATGAATCTATTTAAACTCAAAGAAAACAAAACAGATATAAGAACAGAAATTACAGCCGGATTTACGACTTTTATAGCAATGCTCTATATCATTCCCGTAAATGCCTACATACTTAGTGCGAGTGGTATGCCCTATGATGCACTGATAACTGCAACCATAGTTATGAGTGTTTTTGTATCTATTCTCAATGGCTTATGGGCTAATACTCCTATAGCTATGAGTGTAGGAATGGGCTTAAATGCATATTTTAGTTTTGGTCTTGTAAATGGTATGGGTATACCTTGGCAGACTGCTTTGGGGATAGTTTTTATATCTGGAGTTTTGTATGTTCTCATTAGTATTACTCCTGCTAGAAGATGGCTTATAGAGACTATTCCTGTAGATATAAAAAGAGCTGTTAGTGCAGGTATTGGAGCTTTTATAGCTTTTATCGCGTTAGAGCAGACAAAAATAATTGTTGCAAATGACTCAACTTTAGTAACACTAGGAGACTTTAAAGATAGTGGCGTTTTACTCGCTTTATTTGGCTTAGTTTTAGCTATTTATTTTAGCGTTAAAAAGTATAAAGGTGCTTTTATTCTCTCTATCTTAGTTGCTACACTTTTTGCATGGGGAGTGGGAATATCGCCTATGCCAAAGGAGTTAATATCTTTACCTGCGTCAATGGCTCCAATCGCTTTTGAGCTAGACATACTATCAGCTTTAAGTCTTAGTTTTTTACCTCTAATCTTGATATTTTTACTTACAGATCTCTTTGATACACTTGGAACATTAACAGGGGTAGGTATGAGAGCAAAACTTTTTGAAAATGAAGAAGGCTCTAGGGCCCTGCAAAAAACCATAGAAGCTGATGCAGTTGGAACAATGCTAAGTGGAGTAGCTGGTGTTACTAGTACCACTTCATTTATTGAGAGTGCTGCGGGAGTTGAAGAGGGTGGAAGAACTGGACTTAGCGCTGTTACAACAGGTTTTTTGTTTTTACTACCGCTCTTTTTCCTTCCACTCTTTAAAGCCATACCGCCCAATGCAATCTATCCTATTTTAATTGTCATTGGGATTATGATGTTTAGTGAACTACAAAACATAGACTATACAAATGATGCAAGTAAATACGCAACATTTTTCATTGTTTTAGGTATGCCCATGACATATTCCATAACAAATGGTTTACTCCTTGGAGCACTAGTTTATATGCTTGTCAACATCATACAAGGAAAAACAAAAGAGATATCACCAGCGATGATAATTTTAGCATTAGCAGGTATTTTAATCTTTTTCTTTTTGTAA
- the istA gene encoding IS21 family transposase, giving the protein MLKKGEVKMIHKMLKDGLSKVAIARKLGINRNTVTKYAKLPEGYVPVIKREPVSTTVDPYLPNIAMMLEEAYKLGIEIPNTSVYQEIQKLGYRGSLRWMNEVVRSHELRQKVKDEEPLVRFETKKGQQMQVDWVEFPKDGLSAFVATMGYSRASYAEYVSDEKVDTLIKCHMNAFSYFGGVPAEGLYDNMKTVIIKRNAYGYGKHKFNEQLRDFAQKHCGMQLKVCKPYRAQTKGKVERFNHYLIS; this is encoded by the coding sequence ATGCTTAAAAAAGGTGAAGTAAAAATGATTCATAAAATGCTCAAAGATGGATTGAGTAAAGTTGCAATTGCTCGTAAACTAGGTATCAATAGAAATACAGTTACTAAATATGCCAAGTTACCTGAAGGCTATGTTCCTGTAATAAAAAGAGAGCCTGTATCAACAACTGTAGATCCATACCTCCCCAATATTGCCATGATGCTAGAAGAAGCATATAAACTTGGTATAGAGATTCCAAATACATCAGTATATCAAGAAATTCAAAAGCTAGGTTATAGAGGTTCATTGCGCTGGATGAATGAAGTTGTGCGAAGCCATGAACTACGTCAAAAAGTTAAAGATGAAGAACCGTTAGTCAGGTTTGAGACTAAAAAAGGTCAGCAGATGCAAGTGGACTGGGTTGAGTTTCCTAAAGATGGTTTATCTGCATTTGTAGCTACAATGGGATATTCTCGTGCATCTTATGCCGAATATGTAAGTGATGAGAAAGTTGATACTCTTATTAAATGTCATATGAATGCATTTAGTTACTTCGGTGGTGTACCAGCAGAAGGACTTTATGACAATATGAAAACTGTCATCATAAAACGAAATGCTTATGGCTATGGCAAACATAAATTTAACGAACAGCTTCGTGACTTTGCCCAGAAACACTGTGGGATGCAACTAAAAGTTTGTAAGCCTTATCGTGCTCAAACGAAAGGTAAAGTAGAACGGTTCAATCACTATCTTATATCTTAG
- a CDS encoding NAD(P)/FAD-dependent oxidoreductase, producing MNKKVVVIGGGYGGLRAVEFLSKDAGIDIVLIDKNPYHYLQTEAYGYIAGKFDMHDLVIDLKEWCDGFKERAQFIQDKVVSVDFDKELVKSATSLIDYDYLIIATGARTNFFSFIEGLKEHSYGVKNLHRAFNFRVEFENLIYKKLQNTKESQDINLVIGGAGLSGVEVAAEMAYVIEAYKKTIGDRVKSIKIYLIDASKTILPGMSEFIIKNTEKRLESLDVNILTETFIDRMDENYIYFKDSQKLKYHFMIFTGGIKASHLNDSIDVQKNSISQFIPNAELNIDNHKNVFAIGDCVEIKDAKGEILPPTAQSAERSAEYVAETIMSKINKKRVKPFDASMLGIFIALGGKYSVGELFGFIKVSGYTAYLLKKAIAKLYYLGLRLRINAGYMSRAELK from the coding sequence TTGAATAAAAAAGTAGTTGTTATTGGCGGAGGTTACGGAGGGCTTAGGGCTGTTGAGTTTTTATCTAAAGATGCCGGTATAGATATTGTTCTAATTGATAAAAATCCATATCATTATCTCCAAACCGAAGCTTATGGGTATATTGCAGGAAAATTTGATATGCATGACTTGGTGATTGACTTAAAAGAGTGGTGCGACGGCTTTAAAGAGAGGGCCCAGTTTATTCAAGACAAAGTAGTAAGTGTTGATTTTGACAAAGAGTTAGTAAAGAGTGCTACTTCTCTAATAGATTATGATTATCTAATTATAGCAACTGGTGCTAGAACAAACTTTTTCTCATTTATAGAAGGATTGAAAGAGCATAGCTACGGAGTGAAAAATTTACATAGAGCTTTTAATTTCAGAGTTGAGTTTGAAAATCTAATATATAAAAAACTGCAAAATACAAAAGAGAGCCAAGATATAAACTTAGTCATAGGCGGTGCAGGATTAAGTGGTGTAGAAGTTGCAGCTGAGATGGCATATGTTATAGAGGCATATAAAAAAACTATCGGAGATAGAGTAAAAAGTATAAAAATCTATCTTATTGATGCGAGTAAAACTATTTTACCTGGGATGAGCGAGTTTATTATAAAAAACACCGAAAAAAGGTTAGAGTCTTTAGATGTAAATATCTTAACAGAGACTTTTATAGACAGGATGGATGAGAACTATATCTACTTTAAAGATTCTCAAAAATTAAAGTACCATTTTATGATTTTTACAGGCGGCATAAAAGCATCTCATTTAAACGATTCAATAGATGTGCAGAAGAATAGTATTTCTCAGTTTATACCAAATGCAGAGTTAAACATAGACAATCATAAGAATGTTTTTGCAATAGGCGATTGCGTTGAGATTAAAGATGCAAAGGGAGAGATTCTTCCTCCCACGGCGCAGAGTGCAGAGAGAAGTGCTGAGTACGTGGCAGAAACAATAATGAGCAAAATAAACAAAAAGAGAGTCAAACCATTTGATGCAAGCATGCTGGGAATTTTTATAGCCTTAGGTGGAAAATACTCAGTAGGTGAGTTATTTGGTTTTATAAAAGTGAGTGGATATACGGCATATCTTCTAAAAAAGGCTATAGCGAAGCTCTATTATCTTGGGCTTCGCCTTCGTATAAATGCGGGATATATGTCACGAGCGGAGTTAAAATAG